The Acidithiobacillus ferrooxidans ATCC 23270 genomic interval CAAGAGCAACATCCTGCCGGAACAGACCCTCGGGCGCGGCTTGCGCCGCATGTATTTCGGCAGCGACCAGCGCGAGACCGTCTCGGTGATGGGCACGCCGGCTTTCATGGATTTTGTGGAATCCATCCAGAACGAGGGCGTCACCTTTGACCGTGTGCCGATGGGCGGCGCCGGTGGACGGCAACGGCAAGATTCTCTGGTTGTCGAGGTCGAAACCGAATCGCCCGACAAGAACATCGACGAACTCGACATCACGGTGCCGCGCCTGACCCGGCGCTACAACCGGGAATTCAAAGACCTGACCGAGCTGGAGCCGGAACACTTCGGCAACCCGAAGCTGCCGATCAAGGCCTTCACGCCGGAAGAAACCCGCGAGATTGTCTTCAAGACCATGCTCGAAGGCGAGGTCGATCACACCATGCAATTGGATGGCAGCGGGCCAGGCGATTACCGCTCCGTGGTGGCGTTTTTCGCGAGGCAACTCCTCAAGGACTTGCGCCTTGTCGGCGGTTACGACCAGCTCTATCCCAAGGTCAGATCCTTCCTTCGCGACCACCTCTTCACTCAGCCGGTCGATCTGGAAGACCCGGTGATCCTGCGCAACCTGTCCGAACCGGAAGTCGGCAAGCTGGTGTTCGATCATTTCCGCGCCGCGATCAACGCCCTGACGATCTACGAAGGCGGCAGCTCGCGCATCGACGGTCATATCCGGCTTCGGGACACCCGGCCTTTCCGAACCGAGCCGCGCGACTTCGTGCAGGCAAAGAAGTCGGTATTCAACCGCATCGTCGGCGAAGCCAACGCGGGCGGCCTTGAGCTGGCCTTTGCCGCGTTCCTGGAGGCTGCGCCCGACGTGCGGGCCTTCGGCAAGAACTACATGGCCGTGGGCTTCAAGATCGAATACGTCAAAGCCAACGGCGAGTTGTCCACCTACACGCCGGATTTCATTGTGCGCATCAGCAACGGCGAGGTCTGGATCGTCGAGACCAAAGGCCGCGAAGAACTCGACCTGCCGCAGAAAATGGCCCGCCTGCGGCAGTGGTGCGAGGACGCCACCGAAGCGAGCAAGGACGACGGCGGGCCGAGTTACCACTTCGTCTATGTCGATCAGGAGGGCTTCGAGCAGCACAAGCCCTCGACGTTCGCGGGCTTGGCCAGCGTATTCCGTGAATACCAAGACGAGGGCCGCTGACCATGGCAAAACAAGACAAGAAAGCCTACGACCTGAGCGAAGCCGAACAACGCGACCTGGTGACCCTGATCCAGCAAGGCAAGGCCCTGCCGGAGAAATACCGCTTCATCCTGTTCGAGGACAAGCGCGAGGTCGAGCTGGTGTGGAACGGCAAGACGCGGGACGTGTGCACCACGGTGCTGCCCTTCCAGACCCTGGAGCATGTGGACGAGCCGCGCGCCGAGACTAAAACCCAGGGAGATCTGTTCGACCCGCGCGGCCGCCAGGTCAGGGGTTGGACCAATAAGCTGATCTGGGGCGACAACAAGCTGATTCTCTCCTCGCTCAAGAGCGGCGCGCTGCGCCGCCAGATCGAGGACGCGGGCGGCTTGAAGCTGATCTACATCGACCCACCATTCGATGTCGGCGCGGATTTCAGCATGGATGTCGAGATCGGCGGTGAGACCTTCCACAAGGAAGCGAACTTACTCGAGCAAATCGCCTACCGCGATACTTGGGGGCGGGGGGCGGATAGTTTCATTTCAATGATCTATGAGCGCCTGATCCTCATGCGCGATCTGATGGCAGAGGACGGGAGCATCTATGTGCATTGCGATTGGCGACTGGCAAGTCTTGTCCGTATCGCATTAGATGAAGTATTTGGGAAAGGAGGCGATAACGAAGCTCCTGGATTTCGGAACGAGATCATTTGGTACTTCAGTCAAGGTGGAAAGGGGGTAAAGCACTGGGCGCGAAAACACAATACCATCCTTTATTATTCTAAGACTGATTCTCCTATCTTTAACCAAGATGCGGTCAGACTTCCGTTTACTCCACATAAGCAGGATGAGAAGGGCGAGAACTATGGCGGGCGTATGGGCGTTGACGAGGACGGACGGCGTTACGTAGAAAAGTGGGGAACTGGGAAGAAGAAGCTATATCGGTACTACCTGGATGAAGGCAAATTACCCGAGGATGTTTGGACCGACATTCAGTCTATTCAGTCTGCGGCAACTGAACGCATGGACTACCCGACTCAAAAGCCGGAAGCCCTTCTCGAGCGCATTATCAAGGCTAGTAGTAAAGAAGGAGATTTGGTTGCCGATTTTTTCGTTGGTTCCGGCACGACCGCTGCCGTCGCCGAAAAATTGGGGCGCAAATGGATTGCCACCGATCTTGGGAAATTCGGTATCCATACGACCCGCAAACGGCTCATCGGTGTACAACGCGAGAAAAAGGCCGCCGAACAAGACTTCCGTGCTTTTGAGGTGTTGAACCTTGGCCGCTACGAGCGCCAAGCCTACTTGAATGTCGGTGGGCGGCTCTCAGGCGAACAGAAGGCCCAAGCCCTCACCCAGAAAGAAAACGAGTTCCGCGACCTGATCTTGCGCGCCTACAAGGCCACAGAATTTGGCGGCACCGAAGGCACGCAGGCGCAGGACGGCTTTTTCCACGGCGCGCGCAATGGCCGGCTGGTGGTGATCGGGCCGATCAACCTGCCCGTGGGTCGGCTGTTCGTTGAGGAAGTCATTACCGAGTGCCGCAAGCGCGGTGCTTCGCGTGTAGACGTGCTGGCCTTCGAGTTCGAGATGGGGTTGTTTCCGGCCGTGCTTGAGGAAGCGCGTGGCAAGGGCATCGACCTGGCCCCGAAATACATTCCCGCCGAGGTGTTCGACAAGCGGGCCATCGACAAGGGTCAGGTGGTGTTCCACGACATCAGCTTCGTCGAAGCCACGCCGCGCTACGACAAGAAGAACAAGTTCGCGGTCACCATTGAGCTAACGGATTTCTCGGTCTATTACACCCAGGGCGCCGCCGAGGCCGCGATTGCCGCCATGAAGGAAGGCAAGAGCGAGGTCATGTGCGAACAGGGTCAGCTCTACAAGGTGAGCAAGAACAAAGAAGGGATCGTCACCAAGGCGCGCCTGACCAAGCACTGGACGGACTGGGTGGATTACTGGGCGGTGGATTTCGACTATATGAGCCGCAGAGAAATCATCAAGGTGCCAGTGGGCACCGGCCTCAGTGGAGTCGCCTCACTGCTAGGCATTGAACCGCCGCAAGACGAACTGATTACGCAGGAATTCGAGGAGCGCTGGACGGGCGGCTACATCTTCGAGAATGAATGGCAGAGCTTCCGCACCCGCCAGAATCGCGACCTGGAGCTGGCAACGGCCGTGCATACTTATGACCGGCCGGGGCGCTACACCGTAGCTGTCAAGGTAATCGATATTTTCGGCAATGACACGATGACGCTCGTGCCAGTGAACATTGGTTAATCGCAGTTCCCCGTGCGAAAACATATAAACAGTGAGTAGGAGATGGGTGATAATGCAAAGCAAGAAAACACGGTCCCAAGCGATCAACGAGGCGCTGAAACAGCCGAACGGCGCGCGGTTCTACCGGTGCGCTCTGCAGGTTAATCCGTTCGCCTATCACGACCGCCATGCCAAACAGACCGCCTTCCAAAACGAGGCTGATTATAACTCCGCGATTATTGAGGCTTGCCATGCCAACAACATCGAGGCCATTGCCGTCACTGATCACTATCGGATCAGCGATTCGCGGGGTTTAATCAACGCGGCTCGTGCGGCGGGAATTTTCGCCTTCGGTGGGTTCGAGGCGGCATCAGATGACGGCGTACATTTCTTGTGTCTCTACGATCCCGACAAGGACGACAGCCTGGAACGCTTAATCGGCCAGATGGGCGTGGGGGATCACAAGGCAATCTCCCCGAATGGGGATAAGAACTGCCTCAAGTTACTGGAATGCGTCCGCAAACAAGGTGGCATCTCAATCGCTGCCCATGTCGCCGCTGACAACGGCTTGTTGGCGACGCTTGAGGGCCAGCCGCGCATGAATGCGTGGCAGTCCCGTGATCTGTACGCCTGCGCACTGCCAGGGCCAATTGGCGACGCCCCGCAAAATGTACGCGCCATCCTGGAGAACAAAGACGCGGCGCACAAACGCGAGCGCCGTGTCGCCGTCATCAACGCATCTGATGTGAACAGCCCCGAGGATTTGGCTGAGCCACGGTCAAGCTGCTTCATAAAAATGTCGGCACTGTCGGTAGAAGGCCTTCGCCAAGCGTTCCTCGATCCAGAGTCTCGGATACGCTTGCATAGCGATCCAAGCCCGGAACCGCATGCCGAGTTCATTGCCATGGCTTGGGAAGGCGGCTTCCTTGACGGAACGCGACTGCATTTCAACGGCAACCTAAATGTGCTGGTGGGTGGCCGGGGGACCGGGAAATCGACCATTATCGAGAGCCTTCGCTATGCGCTGGCGATCGACCCCATTGGAGAAGAGGCAAACAAGGCCCATCAGGGCGTTCTGAAATACGTCCTGAAAAGTGGCACCAAGATTTCGCTGCTCGTGCGGTCGCATCATCCCGCCAAGCATGATTACACCATCGAGCGGACGATACCCAACCCGCCTGTGGTCAAGGACGAGCTAGGTAACGTTCTAAACCTGTCGCCCCTTGACGTAGCACCGAGCGTCGAGATATTCGGCCAACACGAAATATCGGAACTGACCAAGAGTCGCGGGAAGCTGACGCTGCTACTGGAGCGGTTTGTCGAACGTGATCCGAACGCGGGTGCCCAGAAGGCGAAATTGCGCCTGGATCTGGAGCGCTCGCGTGGCCGGATCACTGATGTGCAACGAGAAATCAAGCTGATCGAGGAGCGCCTTAGCCTTTTGCCGAGTCTGGAAGAGACGCAAAAGCGATTTCAGGATGCCGGTCTGGAGGAACGTCTGAAGGAGAAGAGTCTCCTGGTGCGGGAAGAGCGCATTTTGGCGACCATCAAGGAAAGGCTGGCTCCGGTTTCGACGTTACGCCAGGAGCTGGCCGGGCTCCTGCCGATCGATACTGCTTTCCTATCCGCCAAGGCGTTGGAGGGTTTGCCGAACAGCGCGCTGCTCATCGAGGGCGCAGCCATTCTTGATCGGATGACGGCGCAACTTGAAGCGGTCGCTGGGCAGATCGAACAGGAGCTTTCCGTGGCCGATACTAGCCTGTCGGCATTGCGCGGTCATTGGGACCAACGCAGGCAAGCGGTAGAAACCACCTACCAAGCTCTCTTGCGTGAACTTCAGAAATCCAAGATTGATGGCGAGGAGTTCATCCGCCTGCGTCGGCAGATCGAGGAATTGAGGCCGCTCCGGGAGAAAAAGGAAGCCCTTACCCGTGACTTGGCCGCATACCAACAGAATCGGCGCAACTTGCTTGATGAGTGGTTCAATCTTCAATCCGCCGAGTACCGTGCCTTGGAGAAGGCAGCCAAGCGTGTTTCTAGGAAACTGGGCGGTCGAGTGCGTGCCATGGTCATGATGGGGGGCAATCGTGAGCCGCTCGAAAAGCTTCTGCGTGATGAAATTGGCGGCAACCTTGCCGCGCTGCTGGAGCGTTTGAAAAGCCGCGATACTCTGTCGCTGATGGACTTCGCCCAATGCTGCCGCGAGGGCAAAGATTCGCTTATCAGCAACTACAGCCTGCCGTCGGCAGCGGCCGAACGCCTAGCCCAGGCGGATCCCGACATTTTCATGAGGATGGAAGAGCTGGAATTACCAGCAACAACTCAGATCGAACTAAACACCTCATCCGAGGGCGAGCCGGAAACCTGGCAAACGATTGAAGCACTTTCGACCGGCCAAAAGGCAACAGCCGTTCTTTTGCTACTGCTGCTTGAATCGGAAGCTCCTCTCGTCGTTGATCAGCCTGAGGATGACCTCGACAATCGCTTCATTACCGAAGGTGTTGTACCGACGATGAGGAATGAGAAACGCAAACGGCAGTTCGTCTTCTCGACCCACAATGCTAATATCCCCGTGCTTGGTGACGCCGAGTTGATTATCGGCCTCTCAACAGGTATTCAGAACGAAGTCGTTCAAGGGCGTGTCAACGAACGGCACATGGGCTCGATTGATATGCAGCCCGTGCGCGAGATGGTCGAGGAAATCCTTGAAGGCGGAAAAACCGCTTTTGAGATGCGCCGCCAAAAATATGGATTTTAGACATGACCATGACCTACACCGAACTGCTAGAAATCATCCGCAACGGCGAGAATTCAGGCGTTGAATTCAAGCGTGACGATATTCAGAACCATGACTTGGCAAAGGAACTCGTCGCCTTGACCAATTTCGAAGGCGGGATCGTCCTGTTGGGGGTTGAGGATGACGGTAGCATCAGCGGTATCACACGGCAGAAACTTGAAGAGTGGGTAATGACTGCCTGCCGGGACAAAATACGACCTGGCCTTATTCCGTTCTACGAGCAGATTAGGGACGTTGAGCCAGGAAAAGATGTCGCTATCGTGCGCGTTTCACGTGGTCTCGATGTTCATACCCTATGGCACAACAATAAGAACAGCTATTTCATCAGGGTGGGGACTCAGAGTCGCGAGCCGACCCCGGAAGAGCTCGGTCGGCTGTTCCAGCAGCGTGGTAGCTTCCGAGCTGAGCTGCGACCAGTATCCGGCGCAACACTCGCCGACCTGGACATGCGGCGCCTATCGAATTACTTCGCTCAGGTGAGGGAGCAGGTCGTGCCGGAAAACAATGATGAAGCCGCGTGGAGGGCCCTTCTGTTCAACACCGAGATCATGGTCGAGGACGGCATCACTGTTTCAGGCATTCTTCTGTTCGGTAGGACACCCAATCGATTCCTGCCTCAAGCTGGTATCGACGCCGTTGCCTTTCCGGGCGTAGATAAGGACTATGCCGCCCGTGAAAGGGCCGCCTTGCGGGGGCCGATGACTCCGCTGCTAAACGACGCAGGCGATATCGTCGAAGCTGGCTTGGTCGAGCAAGCCATCGCCTTCGTCCAGCGCAACACTGCTATCGGAGGGCAACTTGAAGAAGGCGGTGCGCGCCGCGAGAACCTCCCAGCTTATCCCCGCGAGGCCATCCGCGAAGCGATCGTCAACGCCCTGATTCATCGAGACTATCTGCTCTCAAGCACTGACATTGAGCTTTCGATCTATGAGGACCGACTAGAAATTACTTCCCCAGGCAGATTGCCAAATGGTATTACGCCGGCGCGGATGCTGACCGGCTGCCGTGCGACACGAAACCAGCTCATCAAGGATGTTATGCGCGACTACCGCTACCTCGAACATTCCGGCATGGGCGTCCCACGCAAGATCGTTAAGTGCATGAGGGAACACAATGGCACCGAGCCTCAGCTAATTGAGGATGGAGAGCTTTTCACGGTCCGCCTTCTTCGGTAACCAACGGCTGGGGCATGAAAGCCTCGCGATACTCAATCACTATGTGGAAGCGGATGGGCCGGGAGCCTCAAAGAGCTTTTTCCTCAGTTTTGCTGCCCAAACGCCATTCTGTTGTTGCTCATTACCTCCCGGATCAGGTCTCATCACCTTCCGCAGCCGCTCATATTGAGCAAGCTGGTCGCCTTCATTCTCTGTAACGTCCCAACGTCCTCCCCGACAATCCAGCCGGTGAAGAATCAACAGGATATGGTTTTCGATATCTCGAAGCCCGATACTACCCTTGAATCGCAGCAACAGCGTAGACAAGGCCATTATGTTACTATGCTCCACATCCAGCAACACCACCGGGAACGTCTTTTTCTGGAAAAATACGGCAACCAGGCATAATCTTTGGCGCTTTCCAACCATGGAAAAGGCCTGCCCGGTTTCAAGCCGACACAGCGCCGTCAAAACACGGACATCTATTAACCCGTGCGCCATGGTCCGGATCACCTGCATCAATCGCCTTAGATCGTCCGTACCTTCACCTTTCTCGACCGCAAGCACCTGAAACTCCATGGGCAGGAGATCGTCGTGCAGAGACTCAGGGGAAACGCTCACTTTAGGCGGTGGGGTTTTTCCACTTCCCCGATATTTTCGGGTCTTTCCCTCATTTTCACTGGTACCCGCAGCACCCTTGTTTCTACGCCTGATAACACGTACCCGATCTTTTTTATCCACCCGACGCACTTCGATTTCCCGGTCAAAAATGCTGGTTCTGGTCAATATCGGCAGGGCTGGCTGATGAACATCCGTCCTACTACCCGAACCTACCGTGTCTATGACAGGAACGTCACCGGATGACGGCCCACCGTCTGGTCCACGCCTTTTGGGCTGACTTTTTGGCATCCGCACTGTAATCGTTTTCCCCAACGACGGATGAGAAAAATACAAAATGTCACAGGGTACCCTTTTCCCCGTGAACTCGGAGATTTCTAAGATAAGCCACTGATTTCCTTTCCGCACTCCACGAAACTTAATTCCACAGTCATGCAGATCAGGAGGATCAAAGGTCATATACTTTTGTTTGAATGTCCGTTCGTAGACACTGTCCCAGGCGCGTTGCCCATCAGGATCCACCGCTAGCCAAGAAAATTCCAAGATAAATGGCCTCTTGAGTGATCTCACTGGCATTTGCTGGGTATAATCGAGCTGCAGACGAGGATGAAACCCAGGTTCGACCGGCCTGAAGAGTGTCATAATGCCCCCAGGCTGCATAATATGATTGGCAAGCGTTTTATTATGCAGGAACAGGCTACGGATGAGCTCCATGGTCGGGACCAAATACTCCACCTGATCCACTCGATAACGCAAGAGTCGCTGCACCCCCTGTGATTTGCCTTCAAACGAATATAATTCCGGCGGAATGTCGGACGAGTTGATTTCCTCTCCTTCCGCCAGATTGGGAATAATCACTTCCGAATATTCGCCGTAGGTTATTGGGAGCAATCTACCGTCGGAGAAGCTATAGCCGAGTGCCAGCACCGGGAACAGCCCAATAGGTACGCGCCACATGGCAAATTCGCCTGACGACACGCCGCGGGTGACTATACGGACCTGCCACCCTTTTTTATCGTCTTGTTCGACTCCGGCCAGCCAGTGTAGCGTCAAATCTTCAGGCACTTTGCGCAATACGTCTATTCTGATCAATTTATACCTCAAAGGATCCAGCCATTATTTCCAATGCGGCCAAGGCGGTTTCTACGCTCGGTGAAGCTATCGAAGGCAGCCCTGCTAAGCGGCGTACCCGCCACGATCGCAAAGGCAACGCCTGGCGATCCAATTCCGAGACAGCCCAAGCAATACGGCGCAGGCGAAACGCATCAATAGTCTCCGTGACCTCGCCAAGTACACCGATACTTTTAGGCAGTTTTGCCTGTTGTTCTGACATCCGGAGTGGCCGCCCCAACTTGCGCTCCAAAGCCGCCTGGGTAACGCGTTGTGGCGGAACCTCCCGAGTGATTTCCCGCGCGGCCTTACGCAGTTGGATCGCCATGCTACGATCCAATGTCTCCCAGTCCACACGCTGATCAGACCATTTCTTGTGCAGTGCCGTTGGTGAATGTTGCTCCAGCCACTCCCTGTCATGGCGGTACAACCATGAGTGTTCTTTGGGTAGCAGGAGTGCCAGTCGCCGACGTGATAAATCAGCGTAATTCTGCTGCATGTCCAACCACCGTATTCTTATGGCATCCCGGTCTGGCACCAATGTTCGG includes:
- a CDS encoding DNA methyltransferase, with product MAKQDKKAYDLSEAEQRDLVTLIQQGKALPEKYRFILFEDKREVELVWNGKTRDVCTTVLPFQTLEHVDEPRAETKTQGDLFDPRGRQVRGWTNKLIWGDNKLILSSLKSGALRRQIEDAGGLKLIYIDPPFDVGADFSMDVEIGGETFHKEANLLEQIAYRDTWGRGADSFISMIYERLILMRDLMAEDGSIYVHCDWRLASLVRIALDEVFGKGGDNEAPGFRNEIIWYFSQGGKGVKHWARKHNTILYYSKTDSPIFNQDAVRLPFTPHKQDEKGENYGGRMGVDEDGRRYVEKWGTGKKKLYRYYLDEGKLPEDVWTDIQSIQSAATERMDYPTQKPEALLERIIKASSKEGDLVADFFVGSGTTAAVAEKLGRKWIATDLGKFGIHTTRKRLIGVQREKKAAEQDFRAFEVLNLGRYERQAYLNVGGRLSGEQKAQALTQKENEFRDLILRAYKATEFGGTEGTQAQDGFFHGARNGRLVVIGPINLPVGRLFVEEVITECRKRGASRVDVLAFEFEMGLFPAVLEEARGKGIDLAPKYIPAEVFDKRAIDKGQVVFHDISFVEATPRYDKKNKFAVTIELTDFSVYYTQGAAEAAIAAMKEGKSEVMCEQGQLYKVSKNKEGIVTKARLTKHWTDWVDYWAVDFDYMSRREIIKVPVGTGLSGVASLLGIEPPQDELITQEFEERWTGGYIFENEWQSFRTRQNRDLELATAVHTYDRPGRYTVAVKVIDIFGNDTMTLVPVNIG
- a CDS encoding TrlF family AAA-like ATPase, giving the protein MMQSKKTRSQAINEALKQPNGARFYRCALQVNPFAYHDRHAKQTAFQNEADYNSAIIEACHANNIEAIAVTDHYRISDSRGLINAARAAGIFAFGGFEAASDDGVHFLCLYDPDKDDSLERLIGQMGVGDHKAISPNGDKNCLKLLECVRKQGGISIAAHVAADNGLLATLEGQPRMNAWQSRDLYACALPGPIGDAPQNVRAILENKDAAHKRERRVAVINASDVNSPEDLAEPRSSCFIKMSALSVEGLRQAFLDPESRIRLHSDPSPEPHAEFIAMAWEGGFLDGTRLHFNGNLNVLVGGRGTGKSTIIESLRYALAIDPIGEEANKAHQGVLKYVLKSGTKISLLVRSHHPAKHDYTIERTIPNPPVVKDELGNVLNLSPLDVAPSVEIFGQHEISELTKSRGKLTLLLERFVERDPNAGAQKAKLRLDLERSRGRITDVQREIKLIEERLSLLPSLEETQKRFQDAGLEERLKEKSLLVREERILATIKERLAPVSTLRQELAGLLPIDTAFLSAKALEGLPNSALLIEGAAILDRMTAQLEAVAGQIEQELSVADTSLSALRGHWDQRRQAVETTYQALLRELQKSKIDGEEFIRLRRQIEELRPLREKKEALTRDLAAYQQNRRNLLDEWFNLQSAEYRALEKAAKRVSRKLGGRVRAMVMMGGNREPLEKLLRDEIGGNLAALLERLKSRDTLSLMDFAQCCREGKDSLISNYSLPSAAAERLAQADPDIFMRMEELELPATTQIELNTSSEGEPETWQTIEALSTGQKATAVLLLLLLESEAPLVVDQPEDDLDNRFITEGVVPTMRNEKRKRQFVFSTHNANIPVLGDAELIIGLSTGIQNEVVQGRVNERHMGSIDMQPVREMVEEILEGGKTAFEMRRQKYGF
- a CDS encoding ATP-binding protein — encoded protein: MTMTYTELLEIIRNGENSGVEFKRDDIQNHDLAKELVALTNFEGGIVLLGVEDDGSISGITRQKLEEWVMTACRDKIRPGLIPFYEQIRDVEPGKDVAIVRVSRGLDVHTLWHNNKNSYFIRVGTQSREPTPEELGRLFQQRGSFRAELRPVSGATLADLDMRRLSNYFAQVREQVVPENNDEAAWRALLFNTEIMVEDGITVSGILLFGRTPNRFLPQAGIDAVAFPGVDKDYAARERAALRGPMTPLLNDAGDIVEAGLVEQAIAFVQRNTAIGGQLEEGGARRENLPAYPREAIREAIVNALIHRDYLLSSTDIELSIYEDRLEITSPGRLPNGITPARMLTGCRATRNQLIKDVMRDYRYLEHSGMGVPRKIVKCMREHNGTEPQLIEDGELFTVRLLR